AAGTTTTGTTAGAAAGGGAGTATGGAGTCGTGTTTCAATCCCATCAAAGTTATTATAGCTTGCTGGAAGAGGCTGGCATCAGTTGGAAAAAAAGCCAAAAGAAGAATCCGGCTAAGAATGAGCAGTTAGTCCAAGAGAAAAAGGAAGAAATTGAAAAAAAGTTAGCGAGTTGGAAAGAAGAAATAGAGGCGGGAAAGCTGACGGTGTTTATGATTGATGAATGTCATCTTCTCTGGGGAGATA
This sequence is a window from Planktothrix tepida PCC 9214. Protein-coding genes within it:
- a CDS encoding winged helix-turn-helix domain-containing protein, giving the protein VLLEREYGVVFQSHQSYYSLLEEAGISWKKSQKKNPAKNEQLVQEKKEEIEKKLASWKEEIEAGKLTVFMIDECHLLWGDILGYVWGRTDRRIEIPIKNQKERQTYYGALDYQTKEFIIKG